Below is a window of Populus trichocarpa isolate Nisqually-1 chromosome 3, P.trichocarpa_v4.1, whole genome shotgun sequence DNA.
TAACAAAGAAGATTATCTGGAAAATGGTGAGGAATCCGATGATTTTCGTGTAGTTGCACGATCACACAATTTTGATGTGAGCCTTCCTCCATCCTGTCCCACCATTTCACATGGCAAAGGTAATGGCAATGATGCAGTCGTTACTAGAAACAAAGTGAGGGAGACATTGCGTTTGTTCCAGGCTATCTGTAGGAAGCTCTTGcatgaagaagaagcaaattTCAAGGAGCGAGGAAATACTCGTAGGAGGGTTGATTTACAAGCATCAAAGATTCTTAAGGAGAAAGGAAAATATGTCAACATAGGTGAGCGCATTATTGGTTCTGTCCCAGGAGTTGAAGTTGGTGATGAGTTTATTTACAGGGTGGAGCTTAATATTGTTGGCCTGCATCGCCAAATTCAGGGTGGTATAGATTATATGAAACAAGATGGAAAACTCCTTGCGACAAGTATTGTATCATCTGGGGCCTATGATGACGACACAGATAACTCAGATGTCTTGATTTACACAGGTTCTGGAGGCAACATGATGAGTGGAGACAAGGAACCTGAAGATCAGAAGCTTGAGAGAGGTAATCTAGCTTTGAAGAACAGCATGGATGCAAAGAATCCTGTAAGGGTGATTCGTGGTGATTCAAAGGGGGCTGATTCAGTTGATGCAAGAGGGAGGACCTATATCTATGATGGGTTGTATCTGGTGGAGAAGTGCTGGCAGGAAATAGGGTCACATGGTAAGTTGGTGTTTAAGTTTAAGCTGGTTCGAATTCAAGGTCAACCAGAGCTTGCTTGGAATGTAGTGAAGAAgtccaaaaaatttaaagtgcGGGAGGGTGTCTGTGTAGATGATATCTCACAGGGGAAAGAGAAAATTCCCATTTGTGCTGTGAACACCATAAATGATGAGAAGCCTCCACCATTTAAATACACAACTCATATGATATATCCTCATTGGTGTCGCCGTTTGCCTCCCAAGGGCTGTGATTGTATTAATGGATGCTCTGAATCTAGGAAATGTCCTTGTCTGGAAAAGAATGGAGGAGGGATCCCATATAACTATAATGGCGCAATAGTGGAAGCGAAGCCCCTAGTGTATGAGTGTGGTCCTTCTTGCAAGTGTCCTCCTTTATGCTACAATAGAGTCAGTCAGCATGGTATCAAATTTCAGCTTGAAATCTTTAAAACTGAATCAAGGGGATGGGGCGTGAGATCTTTAAATTCAATTCCTTCAGGAAGTTTTATCTGTGAGTATGCAGGCGAGGTCCTTGAAGAGAAAGAAGCTGAACAAAGAACTGGTAACGATGagtatttgtttgatattggAAATCAGTTCAATGACAATTCTCTTTGGGATGGACTTACAACCCTCATGCCTGAAGCACAGCCAGATGCTGTTGTAGAAGTGCAGAACAGTGGCTTCACCATTGATGCAGCACAGTGTGGTAACGTGGGGAGATTCATTAACCACAGTTGCTCCCCAAATCTTTATGCCCAAAATGTTCTTTATGACCATGATGACAAAAGAATTCCTCACATAATGTTCTTTGCTGTCGAGAACATTCCTCCCTTGCAAGAGCTCACTTACCATTACAATTACATGATAGATCAGGTTTTTGACTCCAATGGCAATATAAAGAAGAAGAGTTGCCATTGTGGTTCTCCAGAGTGCACTGGTAGGATGTATTGAGAGGCTGACTGCTAATAGTTGGACTCTGATGAGGCATTGATAGTTTTCTCTCTGTAAGTTCCTGAATGGATCATGGATATGGGTATAGTATCTCCATATAAATATGTTTGCATGGTTGGATATATGTGTGCACTGGAGCACAATCTTTGATAAGAGTTCGAATGATCTTTtgctttctcttgttttttcttctctattttcgATGCATGTTTTTTTGCCTACTTCCCGTGCATCAGGGCTGTTCTGCCCGTTCCTATGCATCGCATTCTATTTCCCATGAAAGAAATCAATTTATGTTTATGTGGGCAATACAAATAGATTGATAGATACGCAAACTATTGAAATAGAGTTGTTTGAACCCTGCAGTGTTACATTCTCTGTAGGCTTTCAAGGGCCAAAATTTTAGCTGATTGATTTAGCAAGCTGTTAGTAGTTAATTGTTGCTAGAGAGTCTATTATGTTTCTTTTGCCAGAGAGTTGTCTTTTGTTGTCTGGCTtcatttgtttgttgttttaattcTGAAGGTTGGTTTTGGTTTGCACTGGTTTCCCTTTATTTTCCTTGCCCTTCTCTAGCCATCTTCTTATTGGCTAGTCTTTGGCCGTTACTTTACCTTACTTTTTCAATGCGGTCATCCTTGTCCTTTATCCAAAAAGATACACAAAAACTAGAACCGTGGTAGAGCATGATGTGCATTTGGCTCTTAAAACACACAATGATAGCGGCCATGTTTTTCAGATCAGTACGAGTAGTTGTGTTCTGTCTAGTGCTTGTCAGGATTTCTGGACCGGGCTTTTGTTGTAGGTGCCTATTAAAGTCTGCAAATTGGACGTCGCCACTACAGATAAATAGATATACAAAGACAGCATAGCCTGTTCTTTATGTATACTGAACTCTTTAATTTGCCAACTCTTTCAAGACATTGcataaaaaagattcaaaaccatGTTAAAACCAAGTTGTCAAGCACAATCCAAGCCTCACTTTTTAATCAATCTGGGGATAAATGCTGTGACTGTTAGTAAACGATCAATAGGGTTGTGTGGTTGagaggattttctttttttcaacattCATAGTTCTTAGgaaacgattttttttttacaaggataaTTCTTGTAACTTGCAAATAATTCTTATCTTCGCAAAGATATCAAACTTCTGACTTCTAGAAGCCTTATGGTGTAGCTCGAGCCTTTTGGCAAGAAGCAAACAGGATAAAGGGAAGTAAACAAATCGCTCACACTCGTCTTGTATTAAGATTTGCCCTGCGAAAAGAGGCAGCACCTGTGCATTAGTGGGGTCCCAGATAGTTTGATTGCTTGGTGATTAAAATCTTCAAGTAGTTACATGTAATATTGTTGTTCCCAGATCTGTGTTTTCAGAAGGGAAATCCCAAAATGCTTTTAACATGGGTGTAAACAAACTAATTGTAGCTGTATCCAGTAATTTTCATATGGTTCTCAAAAAGCTACGATAGAAGTTTTCAAACTTTCTTTCACCTGTCCCTTTCATGTGGTGAATGATATGGCGTTTTTTGCTATATTCTCATGTACGTCACGAGTCACTCTTGACGTTGAAAACCTGGAGCAGGTAGCCTTTATCTGCTATATCTCCGCAGAGCTTGCTCTGTGGCGTTAGAAGAGTCATGTGTGTGGTGGGGGAGACGGTGCTGTGCCTGTCAAACCTGTGTTCAAACACCGCTGACTTGCAGCTTGGCAATTTTGTCACTTGAATCAGAGAGACCCGAGTTAAGGCTCTGTTCCTTAAACCCTTTGCTACGATAGTAGTGTATTTACCCTGCTATATCAAAGTATTTGGAACCGGCAGAGCACAATTTTTAAGGGAGTTAGGTATAAAACATAACTAGGCTTCTCTCTGTGATTACTTGGTTTTGTAATGCTCAATTCGTTCCTCAAATGACAACAAAAAGATCCCAATAAGTGGAAttatattcatattcatattcatattctTACTAATACAAAGTACAGAACCCCAATTTTTTATTGCTCACACTTCACAGCAAAGAGCACTTGCTGGATTACAAAATACATCAATAACTAAAGACAGAAGCAAGCTAACAAGAAACAATTACTTGGGAGATTCCTGGATGCCCTACCAGTGCACAAACCAATAACTTATTTCTTCAATATATTTAAGAAAGCTGAACGGTAGAGTCATAAGCAATCCCAGCCTTCCAATCACTCGGTATAACATTTGCTGCTTGGGCCCAATATGTGACGCCTGCACTGCCACTTACTTGGAACCTCAAGCTGATGGCACCCTTAGGTGGGTTAGGCATATCCCACACTGCCCCATAGGCTCTTCTCATGCCTCTCCATTCCTTGCAATCCTCCTGCACATTAATTGAGAAACAAATCAGAGACTCCACATCAATTTTTGCGCATGCTAGTTCCTATGTAATATAGTGTGTGAAATGGGGTTACATCAAGAAactggaaagaagaagaaaatcgaAACATACCTGCCATAACTCCACAGCTAAAATTTCATTTTGGCCAGCTTGGTACAAGAGAATTATAGCCAAGTAATCAGGAAACCTGCTATGCTCATGGACCTTGAACATGAGGTTATAACCGGAGTAACGGCAAGGGATCCTCCGGAATTCTACATCGACAACACCGTACGCAATCAGTTCTACGGCCATGTTTGGATGTGCCATTCTTGCATAGGCGCGTGGGCTGAGGATGAAGTCAGTTTTGTCTCCTTCACCATAGTCAGTAACCACTACGTTTACCCCATCATCGGTGCAAAGATTTGGTGCTTTGCACCTAACCtgaaattgtaattaattaacaaaacgtAAAATCAGCATTATCATTGCttagcactttttttttattagcctAACTAATAATTAATACAATCGTAAATTGTTAAGTATTTCCAATTGTTTGAGGAGTATGTAAAAGCAAGCACTTCAGCAAGCTCATGACACGCACACAAACAGTACCAGTTACTTATTATATTGGAAAACAATATCTTGATGGAGTTTATTTTTAGCAGCTAATTGCTTTTAATTAAGACTGGGATAATTAAGTGGTTTGAATTTGAGTAAGTACCTGATAGCAACCACCGCAGCCAGTGCCATTCTTGTAGAGTCTTGAAACCCCGGCCACATTAGCATCGTTGACCGTCCTTCCATATTCTCCAAACCCGCAAGCTCCAGCTGCAATATTATTCAGTACATGCATGTCAGTGCTTGTTTCatgcaaaacatatatatataaagcttacACAGTCTTTCAACTATGTACATTTGCATGACTAGATGATAAACAATATAATGAACTCTGAATAAATAGGAGACATCGATATATACTTACATGGTGTCCCTAAGCAATCAGGGCTACCATAATAAGTTGCTCTTGAGAATGTGTAGTCTTGGGAGTAACTTATTGCAGGCAGAAGTGCCATGATACAAAGAAGGGAATAGCCATATTTAAATGCAAATCCCATAACTTATCTTAGTGATAAGTACTATCACGCTGCCGCAGTAATATATATAAGCAAGGTAACTAGCTAGTTGAGAGAGTTTATGAGAGGaggagggaagaagaagaagatcgaTGGATGAGAGCCTATGAACTTTCACGACCCCTATTTATAGCTGAGGTCTGAGAGGCTGTGGTAGCTGTTGAGGAATCAAAACTTGTTGTTCTTTCAAATTAATGGGACTAATTAGGTGGCAGGATTAGATTAATGATGGAGGTGTACAACATGTAAATGGAGACTCCTTTATTGACCCCTTTGACTCTTTTTTCCATGGTATTAGCAAAAGAGGATACATTTGCAAGAGTCTGCCTAActgttctctctcttttcactttttttgcCAGCTCCCTGAGCTTAAAATAATCTCTCCaagcattaattaaaataattctttaaatattattatgctATAATTATTCTACTTCTCGTAATGGATTATCATCTTAATGTATGAAAAACGACTTGCTCTGggcattcaatatatatatatatggtgccTTCAAATGTGCATCatcttcttaaaatatttaattatttttaattttgttacttGTTCATATTAAAACTCGTGTCCACCACTGTTGCCATTATATAAAACGAAAAGGCAAGCATAAACAATCAAATTTGAGAGTAGTTTCTGCTCGGCGAGACCGAGATGGGATTAAGAAAGAAGAGAGTTACATAATTACTACATTCATGTTGTATAATCCAGTCATTCAAGAAGGTTAGCAGAAATCAAATACAAGTGATCATTTCTTTTTGAGTTCAGTAAATAAAGAGCGATCGAGCGAGTTCTTAGAACTTAGAGAGTATTGAACACTTCTTCTCGTCAATTAGATGCCAATACCAATTGGTATATGATCAGTGATGATGATACACTACGATCAGGACCGTTTGTGTTTTGAAGTGCTTTTGCaagaatctaaatttttttcttcaatttttttgtggttttataTGATAAGTGATGATAATATACTAAGAATAAGATCTGTTTATATTTTGAAGTGCTTTTGCAagaatctaaatatttttctttaattttttttatggttttaaatcgttttcatccgtagattttaaaaataattttttaaaaaatatatttttataatacatttataaataaaaaatactttaaaaaataacagctATCACAACTATATCTCTATTTGTGAATTGTgatattataacttttttttattattttagatagtcatttctttattttgttattggTCATTTATTAATACCAGAGCTAGTTGCATCGAAAATCTAACTCAGTttatattatgataataattgtttttttaaattattttttatttaaaaatacattaaaataatatatattttttatttttaaaatttatttttaataccaacacatcaaaataatataaaacaattaaaaaaaatttaaatatttacaaaaatattttccaacccCAAAAGCAATATGTATCTAAATAAGATAGGAGAGGGTCCCCACCAGTTGATAGTGGTGGAGCACAGTGATATGATGGCCGGACATTTTCGAGGAGGCCTTGGGTGCCACGGTTTCTTCGGATGTTATTATGACTACACGAGAGTTAATATCTATCAAGTGCAAGtagaaaacttgaatttttagttCATAATCCTCAGGAAACATACCATTTAGTCATCATTTCTTACACTGAATCAAAGCCGAGGGCTAACAGGGAAAAAAATCCTACCACCCCATTTCTCTCGAAACATACATGCACATGTACTGACGAAATTTGTTATCTTCAGTTGCATGACTCTGAGTCAAAATTGAAAGCTATGGGCTAATTAACAGACAGATTCATTAAACCGAGGAGTGAGATAGGGTCATTTAGACTAATTGTTTGGTTGTAACGCACTAAATGGAGGCCTGTCAAACTAGGTAAGCTTTGCATTTAGATCTTCTTCGTGTCAATATCTGGATAAGACTCGAAATTAGGAGTTAGAGCACTCACCATTTTGTTACCACTTgcacatttttgttttgtttaatagCGAGCTGATTTTTTGGAAAACTCTTTTGAGCTCCGGCGCACTTGATGCCGACCCAGGCGAAGAAAAGATACCACCAAGTGTAATTTCCGGGTAGGATAGACTGCATTAATATACTTTTTTCAGGGATACACTTTTTTCAGGGATAAATTCGGGCAGGTAGCTCCTTTTCCTAGTCGTCCGCTTGGCAATTTCGTACCACGCCAGGTCAGAAATATACTAGAGAAACAGGCAGCTTAACCAGCCAGCATCACCACTGTCAAATCACTCCTGAGGACATTAAGATTTTCTTCACGGTAGTAAAATCTCACAGTTGCCAGATTCTTATCCACGATGCGAAGACCGTGACTTTCATGGAGTCTAATCATTCCTTGCCCCGACAAATCTTGAATAAAACTGTGCCGGCAAAGTTTCTAGATTTCAAAAACCGAGCACCGAAACATGGTGCTAATAGATTTACTGATGCCTGCAAACAGAATTTGGCTGGGAATAGTTTGCTGACACTGTAAATGTGATTCATTAATCTAAGATTAactgcaaaacaaaattaatagcaAATGAAACTACAGGGATGCGCGCATCTGTCCAGCAGATATACCATGCCACAAACATGTTACAAGTGTATTATTGCTGGGGTTCTCATTCCCACAGCCTTGTTTCTCCTTCAAAGCACGTTTTCTGTTCACAGCTTGTCGAGTCTTTAATCAATTCAATCTCCGATCATCCAGCCAAAGgctaaataaaataacctagaaataaagaatttttttaaaaaggaactTGAAGTAGAAAACCATGAGTAATTTTAACTCTCAACAACCATCAGCTCAGTGGTTCATTCTCATAATTTGGCAGTTCAAACACATAACAAAGGATCCCTGCTAAGAGAAAGAGGGCCTGTTTGAAGATAGTGACAATCACCATAACAGATTTGTGAAGTATGACATCACCCTCAAGACAGGGCTATAACGCTTGAAGCAAATAATGGAAGAGGCACTGTTGATAATTGGGGCCAAAATGTGTACGGTTGATATCTATTTAAGTGTTACTACCCAGCATTCCCTACCTTCACTTGCAAATCTGTGATGGAAAAGGGAAAATGTCATATATGATGGGGGATGAAGCACTTATTACCAGACAATAAGGAAAACCACTAACCAACATTGTCTCTTTCAATCACTCTGGATCTCAAAATCCAACAATCTTAACAGAGCAATTGAAAAGCAAATCCAAATTGTAACGCATACATGCTATATAAACAAATCAGCAATTTAGCTAAAAGTCAAAACACTTTCCAAGTGTCTcattaaagaaataagaagCAATAAGGCTGAGGTGGTGTGGCCATGAAAAGAACTAGTAATTGCATTTCATTCCAGGGCAAGAGCAGTGGATTGGTTACGAGCTGGACTGATGCAAAGCTGGTGCATCAAATGAAAAGGAGGTATATGACAGTGATTGAACATACATGTTCTAGAGAATTggttcctttctctctctccttttatttttgaaggatTCAAATGGTTCGCACATAAATGAATTGGAAGTAATAACCATTTCACTAGAACACCATGAAAACATATTCAGGTATTGACTTTTCCAAAAAATGATCTGTGCTTAATGCAAGCATGATCAATGTCTTGAGGTCACCAAATGATTCGTATATCGAGAATTTTCAAATGTAATGGCAGCAATCATGAGTGCTGTAATTGAATTTTACAAGAAATCAGACAAATCTCACACTTGCTGGAAGAAAGGAAGCACAGATTGTCAGTTTGTCATGGACAATCTAtgacatgaaaacaaaatttacatGCATGAAAGCATTTTTAACACAGTCCAAGATCTGGCAATGACCAGCAGTTGTTGCTTACCTGATTACTCCTAATAATCATCAATTGCGACTTTGACAACAGATCAAATCAGTTGTGCCTTTTTAAGGTCAGAAACAACTCCACGGTCTTCAGTGGTCCTTTCATTGTATATTACCTGAAAAAAATTCATGGAAAAGGTAAAATTCAGGATGGcagaactaaaataaaaacaaaagatttttttttttttgacagaaGTACCTTGTCTATGATGCCATATTCAACTGCTTCAGTTGGACTAAAATACTTTGGACGACTAATGTCTGCTTCAATCTCCTCAGGTAATTTTCCAATATGCTTTGCCAAGAGATTGACCTATAAAATGGAAAATGATAAATGTGTTTCTAAAATAGCTGAAGTTCAAAGTACAAAGTCATGTGATTAGTACTccagataaatttaaaaatttccaTGCAGAATAACTGCAGCAGTTGCAACAGCCAAAAAGCACTTGATAAGATAGCAAATTTCTCAAGCCTTCTGAATTGTGGAAGTAAATCTATGTCATCTTCTTCcagaaattaaattgtttatgtCATTGAACCAAGGCTCTGAACCTTGGATTAAGATTAAATATCAGCTGCTTTTGGGAAGTCAAAAGGAATATCAGTTGCTTTTGGGAAGTCAAAAGGAAGCTCTACATCCTCCTCTCATACCCCCAGTTTCTTTCCCCGTCTCATCCCTGCACACACAAATCACCAACTCCCTCCCTCCAGCATGTGCTTGGACAGACACACAAAAACACATACATGTGCAAACAAGCCTGCAGTCGTATTTGCTAAACTTCCACTTGCAACTGTAGGGAGGTCAAGCAGAGGCAAAAGTGCATGAATGATGTACCAATTGTGTGTACATGCCGGCCAAACAATAATTGATTATAGAGGTTTGTGGTTGGAGAAAAGGATCCCTTTCTCATATCTTTCTTTCTGATGTCACTCCAGTCCCGGGAATTTTCATTGTTATCCAGTAAATAATGACTATGTGAGGTATGAAGAAACAATTTTACATGAACTCAATGTTCTGACTCGTTCTGTATCCTGTAATACAAATGTACAAGAAAATTTGCAAAACTGATATGAGTAAAATGCATAAAACCAACCTAGTCACAGCACCACTCAACCTGGATTGTTTATTTCcttaaccccccccccccccccccacccatCATGCCCCACACCAAGGAGAGTTGAGATGAGAACCTGTGCTTCCCCAACCCAACTCTCGAGATCACCAAGTTACCTTGTTAAGGGAGGTCAGGATGAGGCCCGTCTTCTTGTGGTAAATTGCCATCATTATCCCTCATCGCTTTACTAAAGAGAGGAAATATAGAACATCTTTTGGCATTCATCTTTGACAGATGTGAAGACATTTTCACATCACTATTCTAAGTCATTGTTCAGACTAGTTCACAAAATAGGGACTACACCCcgccaaagaaaaaaacagttccTAGTAACCAGCAACCATAGATTGAGGTTGGAAACTTTGTAGCAAAAAATTATAACTGTtcttataaaaaagtaatagaAAGTAATCATAAATCTTACCAATTCTGTTTTCacattctttatttctttcctgGCAAGTTCAACATCTGTTGCTTGACCTTGAAATCTCCCAATTGGCTGTAGAATCATTGAGAAAGTGCACAAAGTTTTGACTCTGAATTCTAGAGAATGATTGCagtcaagaaagaaaaacttgcaAGATGAAAGAAGTTGGATAGAATTGAGCAGCACCACCTATCCAAGAAATACCTGCTTCATCATGATTGTTGATGAGGGTAAAGCAGAACGGTTTCCCCTTGACCCAGCAGCCAAAAGCAAGGCTGCTTCTCCCCAAGCATTACCAACACAAAGAGTAAATATAGGTGGCTTGACATACCTGCAGTGGTGTAAAACTGTCATCAAAGAAAATATACACTACAAGAATTTCCTCAATGGTGGGAAGGTGTAATGGTTTGCATTCATAAATGCCAATTgacttatttttaacatcacaaAGCAGAGAACACACTGAAATAAAGGccaccaataaaatattatcactatGATATATGCTGAACTTGATCGCCAATAAAGGTGTACATATGATACGCTCATGTCAGAACTAAACTAGTCTGCTCTCTCACCATCAGCCAGTAGGCTTTGaagatgataaattaaaatgtattattAAAAGCATTCACAGGCATATAAATATTTACAGAAACATACATTAATACTCAGAAAGCAGGAGAGTAAACTGTGCTTTTAGCATGGACATGGCTAACATTAATGAGAAGATGGCATACACTCCAACACAAACATCTTCCTCATCCAGTCCAATGCAATAAACATACTTGGGGAACTCATCTCAATTCATAATCTGGTAGGCTGCTTTGGAAGCATTTACAAAAACTATTCTCATAATTTCGTCCTTTCAGTTCAAgcctttcaaaataaattaagaattgatTCCACTGATTTAAACATATTTCCCTTCAGTAATGAAACTCAGATAGAAAGATCAACGAGTAGTACAGGAACATGCAATTTTGGGAAAATTCAGACTGGATCTTAAAGACTAGTTTTGAAGGCAAAGTTAGATTTTATAGCCTGAGAAGGCTGCCAGGTTACCATGAGGTGTCAGCATGattcataacataaacaaaTCAAGTGCCACCTACAGAACTTGGGGGTATAAAAGGCAGTTTTGTGAATCATTGAGAAATACTCTAAATGCAAAATAGGAACTGCAAAACTGGATTTCATAATAAcatggaattataaataaaggTAAGGTGATTTATGACCCCATAACATCATAGATAGCAAAAGCCTCTGTCTCGTATCCCAGCTTTTCCCCACCctgaaaaaacatgagaaaatatAAGTGTCAACAGCATACCATTGCCCAGTACAATTTTTAAGCTTCTATTTCTTCTTAAAGTCTTTTCGAAATGATACACAGATGTGTGAAGCCAAAACCAGCGTCTACATtgagtccaatgacataatagCTAATatcatatatagttatataatGTTGTTGATATCCAGccattaaattgatattatatAAAGAAAGGTAGAGTagaaaagaaatagaataaCTCAAAACTCATGGCATCCAAACAATATATGCCAAATTGTGATCTTATGCCATCATTCAtgttaaaatggaaaaacacCAATTTTCTATCTTATTTTGTGTTGACAAAGATGGCATACACTAGAAAAACAATACCATTTATGCCTCCAAGAAAaaacaacctttttattttactttatcaCTCaccttcttattttatttgctaCATTTTACACCACACTAAACAAAGttacaatgtaattttttttccaacatgcCCTTAATATTTCCATAAATCTGAATAATACCCAGAGTTAACGAACACAATATCAAATTCCAGAATCAACAAGTGTTGTGAGTTCAATAAGCGATTAAAGTTTCTGACACAACAACCTTTCTATTTACCAATTCTCAAGTTTTCTTAAAGtactaatatttttcttcaagctGAACTCTAACTAGATAcatatctttaaattaaataaacaagctTCTATAGAATAGTGGATTCTTTATTGAATACAGacaaatatatagcaattatcAGAATGACTAAGTTTTAAAGTCTTTCGTTGAACTCCCAGGGAGTTTCCACCTCCTCAGGACTGTAAGTCCCGATTGAAACAGAAGACTATATGCTGCCCACAATCACCAACAAGATTACAAGTGTAGCCCACTTTGCATATCAAAGTCAACTATGAAAAACTCTATGGGAGCAACATGACATTCTGGATAAATAAACACTGGcatggggaaaaaaacaaaaacatgcacGCACAAagtcatgtgaaaaaaaatagcatgaaaaACACTCAACCTTAGTTGTGCCCGTGGAGTTTATGTATAGGTAAATAGGTTTCTCTTCATCTTCATACTGAAGGTAAAGAAATTCTGCTAGTATTAACTCCGTGACAGAAGGAACAAGAGACATCCCCAAGTAAACAATCCGGTTTTTGAACAAGTAAGATGCCAAGTCAGGAGGAGGTTGCTCCCATGCACTTCCCCTGGTATATGGAATAACCTGGACATATTCAAACAGACAAATAAGAGCTTGCAGTTATGAGAACTTTTCAATGATATAGTTGAAATAAAGGTTCAACTCAACATGAACATAGAATAAAGAATGCTGTAAAGATTCAACTCATGATCGATACATGATTTAGAAAAAATTCGCAAACTAATGAGCTTGTCAAGTCCCCACACTGCAAAaaactttatggtaacaaacgcaATGTTTATTTCAGAGATCAACCAGGTTACGAACATGAACAGAAGCAATAACAGCCACTCCTAGGTCAACAA
It encodes the following:
- the LOC18096889 gene encoding histone-lysine N-methyltransferase, H3 lysine-9 specific SUVH5 is translated as MESTRVVSSDKSGMCSMENGDVAPKFKRRRVSAVRDFPPGCGPLAVLIFKQNEKFVAASKEKSGDGCLEKINRVETKGKEPIDSSDQVNGHGLVKQEPAGMLLPEAVGALNDVSVVGSVGASVVGEAVKALEHETADASENLCKVDVVAPVENFVQHNYPPRRRISAVRDFPPFCGPNAPLLNKEEAAKVLVVVQKKSLDQEKSGTEENPTKEMVKNVVKEMGNDVKDGDLNESRLESASRMDDDKVRIEPDSSVNKVKVAEENRHERCIKSPRVIILNQHDLNSTAVSKSVKMEVGGLEENQGKDLTVYLEDKSSKRKLSDLSGGKNSMCKDKFEVLKLASGREVVQGLPAERNCPWRKGQMVHKPTMLAGDARESKGQKHNFILLERSKSALKTKINELGKHGGIMKKNSSPTIKVEGGVGQKTECNKEDYLENGEESDDFRVVARSHNFDVSLPPSCPTISHGKGNGNDAVVTRNKVRETLRLFQAICRKLLHEEEANFKERGNTRRRVDLQASKILKEKGKYVNIGERIIGSVPGVEVGDEFIYRVELNIVGLHRQIQGGIDYMKQDGKLLATSIVSSGAYDDDTDNSDVLIYTGSGGNMMSGDKEPEDQKLERGNLALKNSMDAKNPVRVIRGDSKGADSVDARGRTYIYDGLYLVEKCWQEIGSHGKLVFKFKLVRIQGQPELAWNVVKKSKKFKVREGVCVDDISQGKEKIPICAVNTINDEKPPPFKYTTHMIYPHWCRRLPPKGCDCINGCSESRKCPCLEKNGGGIPYNYNGAIVEAKPLVYECGPSCKCPPLCYNRVSQHGIKFQLEIFKTESRGWGVRSLNSIPSGSFICEYAGEVLEEKEAEQRTGNDEYLFDIGNQFNDNSLWDGLTTLMPEAQPDAVVEVQNSGFTIDAAQCGNVGRFINHSCSPNLYAQNVLYDHDDKRIPHIMFFAVENIPPLQELTYHYNYMIDQVFDSNGNIKKKSCHCGSPECTGRMY
- the LOC18096890 gene encoding expansin-like B1, which encodes MGFAFKYGYSLLCIMALLPAISYSQDYTFSRATYYGSPDCLGTPSGACGFGEYGRTVNDANVAGVSRLYKNGTGCGGCYQVRCKAPNLCTDDGVNVVVTDYGEGDKTDFILSPRAYARMAHPNMAVELIAYGVVDVEFRRIPCRYSGYNLMFKVHEHSRFPDYLAIILLYQAGQNEILAVELWQEDCKEWRGMRRAYGAVWDMPNPPKGAISLRFQVSGSAGVTYWAQAANVIPSDWKAGIAYDSTVQLS
- the LOC18096891 gene encoding ATP-dependent Clp protease proteolytic subunit-related protein 4, chloroplastic, producing MAVATATASSFGFHKRMLASPTVSSRIINPNRTLALSSSPSTSSSSRASLSTCFLSPFAGGSITCDFSGTKIRPECLNPASISSSKGKRSVVTMVIPYTRGSAWEQPPPDLASYLFKNRIVYLGMSLVPSVTELILAEFLYLQYEDEEKPIYLYINSTGTTKGGEKLGYETEAFAIYDVMGYVKPPIFTLCVGNAWGEAALLLAAGSRGNRSALPSSTIMMKQPIGRFQGQATDVELARKEIKNVKTELVNLLAKHIGKLPEEIEADISRPKYFSPTEAVEYGIIDKVIYNERTTEDRGVVSDLKKAQLI